In bacterium, the genomic stretch GGGCGGCCAGATATCAGAGCGGACTCGTGGTCCATATTCGCGACGGCCTGCCCGTTGCTGGTGGTCCCTCGTGCCCCATGGCCCGGCTGTTCTATCGTAACGGTGGCCGGCGATGAGGCACCACCATTTTCATAACCGATATCAGAGTGATTACCGTCGCGAACCGCCTCGCTTCCAGGGCCAGGGCGCTCCCGTCGTGACCCGAAGAGGCGCATCGACCATGACATGAAAGACCCGACCGTCTTGACAGGCTCGTCCATATCAGTATCCCGAGTCAAAAATACGTTGCACTAATTCTAGCCTCGGGAGTCAATAAACCCATGGCGAAGTGGGCCAGATTTAATCAACGAATCACTGACTCGGGACACTAGCAAGATCTTCAGCAATCAGGCATTCTGCCGATCTTCCGCGCAGTGAAGACCGGATTCTCTCCAGCGTCAGCGAGACCGATCGGGAGCGGGACACCGGTCCCGCGTCATCCCCGTCCGATACCGGCGCCGCTGGCGGGATGTTGGCGCTCAGACCGATCGGATCTATTGAGATGGTACCCGAACAGGCGCAATCCGTTCAAAACCACCACGACGGTGCTGCCCTCGTGACCGACGACGCCGAACGCAAGCCGGAGCCCCGTAACGAAAACGGTTGTGATGAGCGCTGCGATGACAGCGAACGCAAACGTGAGGTTTTGTGCGATCACACGGCGCGTCTGGCGGCTGAGCCCGATCGCATACGGCAGCCGGCTGAGTCCCCCCATCAACACGACATCGGCGGTCTCCATCGCCGCGTCGGTGCCGGCCGCGCCCATCGCGATCCCGACGTCGGCCTCAGCGAGCGCCGGCGCATCGTTCACGCCATCCCCGATCATCGCGACGCCGCCTTCCCGGGCCACCGCCTTGATCGCCTCGACTTTTTGCTCCGGCAGGAGATCTCCTCGGGCATCATTCAAGCCCAACTGGCGAGCCACGGCCTGAACGGTCTGCGTGTGATCGCCCGACAGCACGATCATCCGTGTGATCCCCAGCGCCCTGAGGGCTTGGACTGCTGCGGCGGCCTCCGGCCGGACCGTGTCGGCGAGGGCGACGATGCCACGCGGCCGAGAATCAGCGACCAAGATCGGTGTCTTTCCCTCCTCGCGCAGGCGGCCCAACACAGCCCGGGGTTCGTCGGACAAGGGGATGCCCTCTTCCGCCAGGAACGCCTCGTTTCCCACCCGCACGAACACGCCGCCGACCATCCCACGAACACCGCGACCTGTCACGGCTTCGAAGGTCTCCGGCGCCGCCGGGGTGACTCCCCGGGCTCGGCACGCGTCGACCACCGCGTCGGCGAGCGCGTGTTCGGAGCGCTGCTCGAGCGCGGCAGCAGCCTCGAGGACCGCTCCCGCGTCGCCATCGAATGCCACCACATCGACGACGGTAGGATGGCCTTGGGTCAGCGTGCCAGTCTTGTCGAACACGACGGTATCGACGCTGGCCAACCTCTCGAGATAGGCCCCCCCCTTAAAGAGGACACCCCGCCGAGCCGCGTTCGCGATCGCCGAAAGCACCGTGGCCGGTGTTGAAATCACGACCGCGCACGGCGACGCCACGACCAGCAAGGTGATGGCCTTGTAGAACGCGGCGGAGCCCGGAACGCCAAGGCCCGCCAGCACGGCGTAGGTCGCCCCAGAGGCCAAGATCACCCCCACCGCGTACACCTGGCCGAACCGGTCAATGAGTCGTTGGGCTGGGACCTGCGCAGTCTGGGCCTGCTCGACTAATGCGATAATGCGCGCGAGCGTCGTGTCCTCCGGATTCTTGGTCACCCGAATGTCCAAGCTGCCGCGCTGGTTGATCGTACCCGCGAACACCGACGACCCGACCGTGACGTCCACGGGAATGGATTCCCCCGTGATCGGCGATTGGTCCAGGCTCGACCTTCCGTGCGTGACGACCCCGTCGGCGGGAAGCCGTTCCGCCGGCCGCACGATCACGAGGTCGCCGACCCGGAGGGTATCGGCGGGGACGGAGACTTCCCGGCCGTCCCGCCGGACGAGCGCTTCGAGCGGGCGCAGAGACATGAGCGATCGGATGGCTCGGCGCGTGCGCCCCATGATGTAGAACTCCAGGGCGTTACTGGACGAGAAGAGGACCAGCAGGATTGCACCTTCCGTCCACGCGCCTAGGTAGGCAGCACCGAGTGCCGCCAGCAGCATGAGGAAGTTGATGTCGACGCGACCCTGCCGCAAGGCCCCCCACGCCACAACGGCGCTGCCGGTCCCGCCGGCGAGGTAGGCGAGGCCATACGACGCGACCGCGGCGGTAGGCGCAACCTGCTCCAGGAGGCGCCCGGCAACCAGCAAAAGCGCGCACAGGATCGGTTGTGCGCCGGGCACCAGCCGGGCGAACAGCCCTTTGTCGTGCGGGTCGCGGCGGCGTGTGGTGCGGTCTATCCGCGCCGCGAGTGATGTATTTCCCAACCCATACCTCCGGGCTCGTTCGAACCGTCCTCGTCTATCTCCAGTATATCCAGGTTAGGAAACTGCGGGAGCCGGTGGTATCGACTCTGAGGCGGATTACCCTACCGTGCAAGGTCCCATCCGTCTGGCTAGGGAGCTATTCACCGGCCGCCCCAGGGGTCAATCAGCAAGCCGCCCGGCCCGTCCTAACCTTGATACGGACGAGCGAACTGATCCCCTCTCCAAAACCGGGCCGCGGTGCCGCATCAAGCGAATCGGGTTCCCGCCTGATGTTCGGGAGCACTACCGTGCGCTTAACTTGAGAGGGTGATGATTCGAGGGGTCAGGATGCTGACTGTCCTCGTGCTGGCTGCCCTCGTCGCGGCATATGTGGGAGTGATCTGGCTAATATTGGTGCGGCCGCACTCTCCGACGGGGAGAGGTCGACCCCATGGATCAGGGTGAAGAAATGGGCCCAGGCCGAGCCGGCCGTGTGTACTCGTGAGCGCGCGCCCGAAATGGGCGAAAAGGGTGGTACATGAGCCGAAGGAGTCCAGGGTTACTGACGCGCGTTCTGATGGAAACGCTGAAGGAGGATCGCGAGGTCACGATAGGTGACATCGTAGATCACATCGCAAGTCGCGGGTTCGGTTTCTTGCTGGTCATCCTCGCTCTGCCAACGCTGATTCCAATTCTTCCTCCCGGGTCGGCAACGCTGATCGGGCTCGTGTATGTGCTGCTTGCGCTTCAGATGCTGTGGGGTGCTCAGCGCCCGTGGCTGCCGAGACGTATCCGCGCCTACCGATTGTCCAGGCAGGTGATCGTCAAGTTCCGGCAGATCGGGGTAAAAACGTTCGAACGGATCGAGCGCGTGTCTCGTGCCCGTGCCACGTTTCTGCCGGATCTCATCATGGCTCGTGTGATTGCCGTGGCGGTATTGCTGCACGGATTCGTCCTGCTCAGCCCCATGCCATTTCTCCATACCCTTCCTGCGATTGCTGTGATGATTCTAGGGGTCGGACTGCTTAACCATGACGGACTGCTCATGGCGACCGGTCTCATGCTCTCCGTGGGAGTCTTGACGATCGTCGTCTCGAGTGCTGGGGTGCTGTACTCAACGCGTACGATGCCCGTGCTGCTCACCGCGGCGCTCCTCATGACGTTCCCCGGCGGCATCGTCCCGGGACAGGTGACGATCCCCGGGAGCATCCCTCCGGGAGAGGTCAAGTCCCAGGTCGATGTGGACGCATCTGCGGACCAAGTGTGGGCCGTGTTGACCGATTTCTCTTCGTATCCGATCTGGAACCCGTTCATCTACCCTCTGAAAGGGGAACTTCGAAGCGGCAGTCAGTTGGAGGTCACTATTCATCCCGCCGGCACGCAGACCATCACCTATCAGGCTACGGTGATCGCGGTCAACCGCGCCCGTGAGTTGACCTGGTCTGGACAGATCTTCTCAGGGGGGGTGTTCGAGACCACCTACAGCTTCACCATCGAACCGCTGGAATCCGGGAGGGCGCGCTTGGTCTCACACGAGTCCCACAAAGGCTTTGCCGTCGTCCTTGCATGGAGACTCATGAAGGAGGTCCAGGCGGGGCTTGCCACCATGATTCGGGCCGTCAGGACGCGTGCGGAGCTGCAGCGCCTGGTGCATTATTAGCTGTCCCCCGCCCTCGGCCCTATTGATCACTGGCCCGCCCTAGCCGACCGGTTTCTGTTCGTCCAGGATCTCCTTGAGGAGCTTGAAGGCGTCGTTCGCGGCGGGCATCCCCACGCACAGCGCCGTCTGTTTGAAGACGGCGACCAGCTCCGCGGGGCTGATGCCGATGTTGAGGCCGCCGAGGAGATGACGGTTCAACAGGCGGGCCCTCCCGGCGGCGGTCAGCAGCGCACACGTCAGCAGGCTCCGCGTGCGCAGGTCGAGGGTCGGGTCGCCGTACGTGGCGCCGTACGCGTGCTCGACGACAAACTCCGCGTATTCCGGGTCGAGGGCTTGAAAGACCTCGAGTCCCCGCTGTCGGGCCACAGCCTTGCGGATCGCCCACCCGCGCTCCAGCAGTTTCCTGTCGCCCATCTCGCCCCTCCTTCGATGCACAGGTGGAGGAGGAGTTGGCGCTGGCGGAGATGTGGTCCTCTCGCGGGAACGCGTCAGTGGCCTCTCATGAGCTGCCCGATCGTCAGGATCACGGTCCCCCAGCCGACCAAGTTGGACATGATCCGGTTCGGGTGGTGACCGAGGATGCGGGGATCGTTGCTCAGGAGCAGGAGCGCGACGAAGAGCGGCGGCAAGAGGAACCCGGTGACGACCTGCGACCAGTACATCAGCGTGACCGGGGAGATGCGCAGGAGCGCGATCGCCGCCCCGACGGCGCTCGCCCCGGCGAGGAGGATGTAGAACCCCCGGGCCTGCCAGATCCTCTTGTCCAGCCCCTCCGCCCAGCCGAACAGCTCCGCCAGTCCGTACGCGGTGGACGCCGTCATGACCGGAATGGACATGATCCCGCTGACGACGATGCCGAGTGAGAACAGCAGCCCCGCCGCGAGCGGCCGCAATGACTTCGCCGCGTCGCCCACCGTTTGAACCTCCACGCCTTTCCCGAAAAACACGGTCGCTGCAACTAGGATGATGAAGTAGTCCACCAGGTTCGAGTAGAACATGCCGGCGGCGACGTCGACGTTCTGATCGGCCAAGTCCTCGATCTTG encodes the following:
- a CDS encoding heavy metal translocating P-type ATPase encodes the protein MGNTSLAARIDRTTRRRDPHDKGLFARLVPGAQPILCALLLVAGRLLEQVAPTAAVASYGLAYLAGGTGSAVVAWGALRQGRVDINFLMLLAALGAAYLGAWTEGAILLVLFSSSNALEFYIMGRTRRAIRSLMSLRPLEALVRRDGREVSVPADTLRVGDLVIVRPAERLPADGVVTHGRSSLDQSPITGESIPVDVTVGSSVFAGTINQRGSLDIRVTKNPEDTTLARIIALVEQAQTAQVPAQRLIDRFGQVYAVGVILASGATYAVLAGLGVPGSAAFYKAITLLVVASPCAVVISTPATVLSAIANAARRGVLFKGGAYLERLASVDTVVFDKTGTLTQGHPTVVDVVAFDGDAGAVLEAAAALEQRSEHALADAVVDACRARGVTPAAPETFEAVTGRGVRGMVGGVFVRVGNEAFLAEEGIPLSDEPRAVLGRLREEGKTPILVADSRPRGIVALADTVRPEAAAAVQALRALGITRMIVLSGDHTQTVQAVARQLGLNDARGDLLPEQKVEAIKAVAREGGVAMIGDGVNDAPALAEADVGIAMGAAGTDAAMETADVVLMGGLSRLPYAIGLSRQTRRVIAQNLTFAFAVIAALITTVFVTGLRLAFGVVGHEGSTVVVVLNGLRLFGYHLNRSDRSERQHPASGAGIGRG
- a CDS encoding exopolysaccharide biosynthesis protein; the encoded protein is METLKEDREVTIGDIVDHIASRGFGFLLVILALPTLIPILPPGSATLIGLVYVLLALQMLWGAQRPWLPRRIRAYRLSRQVIVKFRQIGVKTFERIERVSRARATFLPDLIMARVIAVAVLLHGFVLLSPMPFLHTLPAIAVMILGVGLLNHDGLLMATGLMLSVGVLTIVVSSAGVLYSTRTMPVLLTAALLMTFPGGIVPGQVTIPGSIPPGEVKSQVDVDASADQVWAVLTDFSSYPIWNPFIYPLKGELRSGSQLEVTIHPAGTQTITYQATVIAVNRARELTWSGQIFSGGVFETTYSFTIEPLESGRARLVSHESHKGFAVVLAWRLMKEVQAGLATMIRAVRTRAELQRLVHY
- a CDS encoding carboxymuconolactone decarboxylase family protein gives rise to the protein MGDRKLLERGWAIRKAVARQRGLEVFQALDPEYAEFVVEHAYGATYGDPTLDLRTRSLLTCALLTAAGRARLLNRHLLGGLNIGISPAELVAVFKQTALCVGMPAANDAFKLLKEILDEQKPVG
- a CDS encoding divalent metal cation transporter produces the protein MTAALGLLGATLTPYIFFWQTTEEVEAHSKIEDLADQNVDVAAGMFYSNLVDYFIILVAATVFFGKGVEVQTVGDAAKSLRPLAAGLLFSLGIVVSGIMSIPVMTASTAYGLAELFGWAEGLDKRIWQARGFYILLAGASAVGAAIALLRISPVTLMYWSQVVTGFLLPPLFVALLLLSNDPRILGHHPNRIMSNLVGWGTVILTIGQLMRGH